From Trypanosoma brucei gambiense DAL972 chromosome 5, complete sequence:
aaagccAATCGAGAGCAAGATACCTCCACAAACACCGAGCaggaaaaagtgaaaaaaaaaacagtacgCGACGCAGCAGTACTGATCACTTACGCAATGATTTGTTACATCAGTACACGCGAAGAGACGCAACGATGGCACACGGAGGcacatatttattttgtttactgAAGTACTGAAGAATAAGCAAAGGTATTTATCGCATTAACGGTACGAAATAGAAACCAACAGTTACAACATTAAAGCCATAGGTGTTAAAATGAAGTTAAAATCTCAGCCAATGAATTAGGTGTTGGGAATTATAGAAACCTATTTGAGCAGCACCATTTGCAATTATTTAAATTCATCACAATGATTCAAGAccttaaaaaataaaaataaaatatgttAAAAATAACCGtctaaaaataaagaaaaattgtAAGGAAACTCGTACAAGCAATGACGCCTTATTTTTCTCATGCATATTCCATATACTTAATGAAAATTACGAATGAATACGGTTTGACGGCAAGCCAAATTATCTATACTGGTAAAATAATACCATGGGTGATATTCTCCAACAGGTTCAAATACATTGAGTGAAATATTCCTGAGGCAACAAAGACGATTAATAGAATGGGAAGGCCGCTTTTAAATAACCAACCTTTTTGCTCacaattttctcttttaagcCTTCAGTACATATCTTCCAGGGAGCGATTGAGTATGCACAGACTGTAGCGCGCGCCAACCCCGTCTTCAAGTGCAAACATCATGTTCAGTTGTCCCTCCCCGTTTCCACCCAGTTTtcgaaaatttttttaataaaagcCTCTGCTCCGTTGGTCGTGAAATTCCACCGCTTTCAACATTATCGTAAAACTCCCCATACATATGTTGTGTACTTTATTGATGATCACCTTGCTGTATCCTTCCTCATTCTTACCCAGATAGGAATATGAGTGCCATCATCAACCGTTTCGTTTGTCAGCGAGTTTGGGCATAAATACATCTGTTTTTCAATGTTTCTATGCGCAACAGTGGCCACGAGCGATTAACCCAAAATTAGGAAAGAaagtaatagaaaaaaaatgcagtCGTATACATAAATGCACAAGTGGCCGACGTTCCGCACGTACATATGGGGGTCGGAAGCGCGTATCACAACGCAACCCACCTGTTAGTGTCTCCAGACTATTATCTCCATTCCCAAACCTGTTTACAGCTGCGGCTGTTGCAAAAAATACACTTGCAGTTGCCAAACGCAAACATGCGAGGTTCATCGACCACACGAAACCCCTCATCGCTATGGTGCAATGACGGCGGCGGGGCTGCGCCagccccctcttttcctttcatgaGCTTCTGATCACCTGCACTATCGAAGGCGATCAACCACGCCCCCGCAAAGTCTTGCCTCTCCACAGTCACTGGCTAAACTCGGTGACGGCGGCAAAGTTGCGAAAGATGACTCGCACAGATTAGGCAGCCGGCCGCCGGCGACTGGACCTTCCACGAATCTCCCGATGCCAGGAAAACAGAGCGTTTCTACAGTCACGAGTCCCCCCCGTTATCCGCCTGCTGCTTGACTCATGGGCCACCGTCTAAccgccgaaaaaaaaaaacacaaagcacATAACAAAACCCTATCATCCACCCGAGACCGTCGTGGGAGGGCTCAATTTCCACACACCCGCCGACAGACGCGGAGGCTTTTCAGGGCTTAATGCCATCTTGCGGTGATTCGACACCATGCGCCTCCCCAACTGTTGCCACGAACCGATTCCTCCTTCTCGTCACCTTAAACACCACTCGTCGCCCGCAACGTACGTATCGCGTCGCCAATAAATCCCACATTGGGACCTTAACGGCAGCCGCGGGGTATTCCCTTGTGCCCTCCAGCTCCAACGGCTTTTAGGTTCCACTTGAAGGGAGAACATCTGAGCAACAGTTGTGTATTATGAACCTTTGCAAGAGATTCGGTTTATTCTGGTGCTTGAGTGCTGTCGGATGGCTGCGATATGGAAGGGAATGGAGCCACAGCCAATGGGTGGGAGCAATGTCCCTCGTCCCACCGTATTTGTGAGGTTCCAGCTGTAGTTCCGAGTGGTATGGTCGCGCAGTTCATCGTCTACATTCTTTCCCGTAGCTCACCGAATCGGCTTGGTGCAGTTACAGGCCGCGTGATTCCTCCCACTGCTTTCACCTTTTCAGTCACATCATTCGTGGGGCAAATGTTGCTTCCAAGTTGGTAGGGGGTTATTAGGCTGCGTTGTTTGTGCTCTTGCAGATTTTTTTGTATGGAATTGGATGCGGCGCACAACAGGTTCGTCAAGGTCGTTGCTGGGAGAACAGTAGGAACGTTTGGCTGTTGTGCCTACTTGGAGGGTGGCTCACCTGTTTGTCTTGTATTCCCATGAGATTgcagggagaaaaaaaaaggtgtgtgcgtatgtatgtgaacaaaaagcagcaaccTGCGTATGATGCCAAAGTGGAAATAGCAATCTGCATTCCGAGAGTGGGTTAATCCCAAGGAGTGGGGCGAGGGTGGGGGAGGTGATGCATTTATGGAAGCCGAGACGAGACGTCGACATCTTGCTGCTTGATCGTCGTCGTTTCCTCCTCATATTCACATTAGTTTCTCGTTGCATGACGATCGTTATTTCCCATTTGTACTGGAAGGAGGCTTTGGGTACTCAAGAACAAAATCACGTGCTTGGAGGTAGAGGCCTACTATAGCTAAGTGCCGCAGAAAGCGTCGGTGAGTTGAGCTACCCGCAGGATCTGTTTATACGTAAAAATGGAGTGGGGAAGGTTAGCGTTAGCTGCGGGATCTCAGGTACGGCGCGGCCGAGCGATATTTATGGTTTGCTAGGTGTTATTTTGGAAGACAACAATGAACCAGGTGGAGGCATCATCACAATTGCagaagagagaggaaaatcCTATATGACAGTAAAGGTATTTTCCCGCAACAGCGGTTGTGTTGATAGTCGTTTGTAATGTTTAAATTTCTTCAAAGCTAAACGAGGTGGAGACACACAACTGATCGCTGCTACTTTTTGTTGTACTCTGCATATACGGGCGTGTGTGAATGTTCCCGATGCAGCAATGGGTGACACCACTCGTTTGTAAAAGGGAACGCAGCAGTATGCCACGGTAATGTATGTGCGGTTATAAAGGATGCATCAGACTTCTTTATTACGCCTTCGTGGAACAGAAGGTAGGATGACTataagaaataaataaaatgtaaCCCTCATCTATCTGTATCTGCTCCCTTTAAGCGAGGGAAACATCATCGAAATTTGTTGGATAATCACGAAGGTCATTGTTGTAACGGTGGTCGCAATTATTATTACGAGGACATAAACAGACTTGTTCTAAATTGTAAATGATGTATGTGCCAATTTCatgggaagaagaggaaaaatataAGAGAGGTGGTAGCAAATGTCGTTAAGCTCTACTTTATTTAGAGTTCGTTTGCTACCGCTCTCGCCTCCTTCAATCTCCGTAATGCTGTCACAACTCCTATGGGCAGCTCAAGCTTTCTAAAGCTTCTATCACGTTCATTTGCGATGAACATCAATGATGAAATACGCTTGTTTGCTTGCTCGTTTCTCACACAGCCGTACAATGCTGAGGTTTCATATCATTTGGAAGTTACAGATTTTTATGTGGTGTTGAGTTGatgagagaaaaacaaaatcagaGGGAGGGGGCAGTAGTTCGAAGCAAAGGAGAAACACTAAGTGTAACGTCTACCGATGCATGCGAAATCAACGTAGCTTTATAATCTGGGAAATGGGAAGGTCACAGAAACGCGATGAACGCTACAACTTTATTCAATTTTTGTGATCAGTGGAGCACTATTGATACGGCACGGAGGTAGCTCTAATTTGGAGTGACTATCTTAGGGAACTACAATGTGCCGTGTGTACACTTGGGAGAAGTCCTGAATCATTTCGTGGTTTGTTGTTCTGTACCCATTAATTGCGTTTCGTTTTGGAAACCAGTGTTTATGTTTACTTTGCACTTCGTAAACAACAAGCGATGTATCAGTGCGATTACCTTTTATTCGTTTCACTGCCCGTGTGTTCGGCCCATTCGGAAATTTACCCGTTTCTGTAGGTTTAAGTCACATACGATAACAAATTTGGGTGCCATTAGTGAGGTATAGGATGCACATCATGGGTAATTACACTTTATATCTGACGAGGAGATTTCATAGTTGGGTTTGCGCGGCAGTAGTCGATTGCACGTACTCTGTCCGCTGCTGCCTTAAATCCATTTTTTAATTACCATTTGAGGGAGTACGCCACGGATGCAGTTTGGTTTAGTAAAGCCATGCTCTTCTGTCCACCGGTATCAACTTGTGTTTTTCGTTTGGCACGCCTTAAAACAAGGTTAGTAGTAACCGAACTGCAAGGCGTCTTTTGAGTACAAATGCTCCCCGTTTCCTATGTTTTTTGTGGTCCTTTTGTGCATGTTTGTTGCGTTGCACTTGCTTCCTTAACTGCAGTATGTCGTGGGGGATGAAGGAATCTATGATGGTTTGGCTGCAGTGGTTTGCACTGCTCAGTGTGTCGCATTCTTGATATATTGCTACCGTGGTCCATATGGTTTGAAGAGGTGTTGGGACCGTGTGCACGcggtgtgtgtatgtgtgtgtgggagaggGGGGGTgcaaataaaaatgaagttgtcgaaaatttttttccacggccttttttttgtaaattaGTGCGGTGGCAACGCCCGAATCTCTTGGTACACTCTGTTTTCCTGGTAGCCTTCGTCAATCGAGCCTGATGGCTCCGGGTGATTGCATCATGATGGCGACAAGAGTAATTTGCGATGACACTTAAGGTTGTCACAATCCCATGGAAAGTTAAGAAAATACTACATTATTGGTCTATCAGCCGCGTAGCTTCTGTAGTGCTGGTTATCGACCAAGCTCCTACTCGGTATTATGGAGCACAGTCTTGCCACAAATAAAGTGGTGAGGCAATTATGATAAGACACTTACAGGCAGGGGTTCTTCTAGAAGATGGACATTTGGAGTGCTTTTGTCAAGTGGTACTGCTCAGTGTCGGTAGTCTCCTGGTTTCCTTGTTATAAAGCAAACCGCTGCGGCCAGAATTGGTGTGCATCGGGCAGCAACGTTTACACGGGATGCTCGAAGATGTCGGTATTTCAAGTGGTAAGGTGCTTCCCCAACTTGTGTCTATGTAGTGAAATGACAGTTAGATTATTGATTCGTAGATGAATATTGCAACGGGGGGACCACGCTTTCGTTTTGATTCAAAAACGTTCTAGCAGCTCTGGGGCGGGGACAGTACTTTATTGCACATTTATGTTGCCGAATAGCATCATGATGAGGCCCACTAGTTGAACTTGGCGTGTTCATGTGCACCGGGGGGAGTGAAACATTATCAAAATTGAACGCGGCGATTTGGGTTTTGCGTGTTTTGAGTATCCTATTCAGTGATGTGCGTACTGCAGCAGAACCGGGTAACGGGTGGTACATTTTTGCGTCGGTGTGGGCAGCTTAAGTGGTACATTCGCAACTGACGGGGACAACCCAGCACAGTGCGATCGGTCGGGGTAGCGATATATGGTCTCGTGGGGTTCCCAGAGAGGATCAGTTAGTCATTTTGTACAGCTGTGGTGATCCTGCAGTTACGCTTCCGACTCTGCCTCTTTGCCGCACCAAGATGCCAAGGACCCGTTGTTCTATAAAAATGTGCGGAGGATCGGGGATGTCTCGTAGTGGCCCTGGAGGATGCACGGAGGCAGGGGTCTGTTGCTCCACCTGATTCTCTTGCAAGAAAGTGGTTCAATTCGGTACGCGACAgtgttgtgtttgcgtgtAAAATGAATAATGAAACAAGCGAACAGAAGGACCTAGAGCAGTGGGTACGGGAATGGCAAACGACAAGGGGAATATATGTTATATGAATAGTTTGTCAAGACTTATTAGTCAAGGGGCCGATTATCTCGTGGCACCAGAGCACAAAGGGAGGTGAATGGACGTACAATATATGCAAGTGTAGTGGCCTCCATTCGACTGTGCATGAATCAGATGACTTGAATCTATCATATGaagcgtaaaaaaaaaaaatttaaggaCCTTCGCCAATCAAGAGCTTTCCCATGTGTCTGGACGCGCGCCAGGTGTGAgatgtttcctttcattatttttttgttaccggTCGCGGCCCTACGGACAGCTGTCACTGCAGTGATGGGCACATCACTGCTGCGGGTATGGATTATTCTCTTCGCCCGGAGCGCCACTTCATCCATGCCTGTTCGTGGTTTATATTTTGTCACTAAGGTgcagcaaacacaaaaaagaggactGTGAGGCAGGGAAGCGGAGGCACCGTTTGGAAATGGTGCTGTTACCAACAAAGTTATCATTGCAAGACGGCATGTGAGAACATACCAAGTGAGaccacacacgcaccaaTTTAAAATTACTGGAGACCCATCAGGGAAAGTAAGGCAGTGAGCTGAGGAGAGGCGTGTGCGCTGGTACCGTTTTGGTGAGGGAAGTTGGGTATGTGTGTCTGAACGTTTTGACGGGTTGATAAGTGGGTTATAGGCGAGTACAGGTGTCGCGCAGTTCTTTTCGAGGACCGTAGCAGTTGGAACGAGAGACATCAACTAATCCCGCGTAAGCGACGTAACAGACAACGGCACGTCCGTATTCTGGAAAGGTTTGTAACACTCGGGTTACCGCAACGAGGAATATTCGCCGGTTGTACGACACCCTTTACAATTGAGCAACGCGTCTCCTAAAGTACGGAAAGAATATTGAAGTTGCTCCTCAGGTGCTGCCTCTCAAACCCCAAAACCACATACGTATAATAAATTCTATCTGAACAGGCTACGGCTTCACATAATATATCACTTTATATCACTGCAAGTCTCACTGGAAAGTGAATAAAAGGAGCCAGGGGGGCGCGGTGAGGATGGGCCTCTTCCATGGGTCTTTACAATGTACTGCTTTGATATCAGGAATGCAGGCAGGGCGGCCCCTCACGACATTTGCACGCTGAGGTCAAaccaatgaaaagaaaaaatatacatTCTCGAAAACAGTTTAGACCACAAAACCTGGTAGAAGAGAGCACGGTCAAATGTGGAAATTGCGGGTTTACCTTCCCCGCAAACAGGGGGGGTAAAACTCTGCAGTGTAAAATGCACAGAAACTATTCGTACAGTCCAAGAGCCGGCGTGAACccgacaaaataaaaatgagaaatgaaataaaacgaTGCCGGACAACGGTGGAATGAATGCGCGTTGCTCACTGATGTGATGGTTCGCTGTGAAAAAATGCACAATGAaacctttattttttaaatagcaAACCTTGACAACGTCGTCTCGGGGTTTCACATTTGAAACGAATAATTAGTGTACCCAGAATGCAACGAAGGATTCTATCGTGCAACTGGCTTTTCAATTCATGAGGCAATCCAATATGGGATGCACTGAATAAGGAAGGAATATACCCACGCCAATAAGTACGAAGAGGATCTCTATTATATGATTGTATGGCCAGTTGTGGAGAGTATGTGCCACTGCTACGATTTGGAGGGCGAACTACGTCGAAATATCGTGTTTATGCAAAGGAtggtttatcttttttttttttgcaggcATCGAAGAAACTCATCTCGTGAAGCGGcatattttaatttatttgcAGGTGGGTTGTGTACCCCTGCTTAAGATAGACATCGGCTTCAAGTGTCGTTacatttctatttttgctTCCCGGAATGGAGCGTAGCAGCTTTCGCCACTAAGTTCCACTGACCTCTCCAATGTGATAGAGGTTCGGGAACTCCTGAAAGCCTGGAAGTGCAGTTATCAAATTTGTATGATTGACTCGTGTTCATCTTTCGCATCTTTTCTCTTGAGCGTTGCGCTCAGTGAAGTGATGCGTTGTTAGCACGTTTCCCGCAACACGCGATGTGAGAAATGAAACACCCATCACGCAACACCGAACAGGTGAGACGTTCCGGTTCTTGTTAATTCAAAGTGTCTAGAAAAAAAGTTCACTAAGGTGAAGGATTTCCGTGCACCTTTCGAATTCAGTTTTTATACAGGTGAAGTTGAAAGCTGGTAACGTATTTTCTTGTgatttcctcccccccccccccatagTTGTGAGTGGTTAAAAGAAGTGGGATGAAGGTGTGGAAGACTGTGAGATTTATTGTGGGTGCTGTTTTGGTAATGGCAGATGCGTCCAACGCGGAAGGAAGCTTAGCTAATGAGAGGGAGTTTGCAACGCTTTGCGGATTTGTCAGTTTAACTCATCAAATAAGAGAGTCGGTGTACAAGGTGAGGGAAAAATCAGAGGTAGACGTGATTCTTCTACAGAAAAAGGTTGCTGATATATTGTTTGGAACGGGAATTAGTGATGTGGGCAGTATGAAGTGGCAACAATACAGACAACAAGATTGTGGACAAGATAGTGGCGGGCGTACTTTCCCAGGAGGGGAGACACTTGTAAAAGATCTCATTTGCCTGTGCGATGGGACGGACCTGCAGCCTCGACGCGATGCCCTTTGTTACGCTGAAAACACGGAACAGTCTCGCTACACTGGGTGGAAAAATACATTAAATCATGAAAAGACGTGGAGCCGCTTACAAGGTAAATGCGAAGCAGATCACAGAGAAGGTACGCCGACGCGCGCTGAGTTTGAGAACAAGAAAGAGCAGCTCAGGAGTGGTATAAAGGGACGTAAGGACAAAGAGGGAACATACTACACCTACGGGGGAAATGCAAAGAACGGATTGCAAATTTGCAACGGAATCGCTACAACAGAGGCTGACGGCATCTGTGTGTTATATAAAAGGGGATCAGATGGGGACAATACAAGCGGTATTGAGTGGCTCAATAAGCTTGAGGAACTGGTGAAGATAGTTGAAGGCATGGACCAAAGTACAAACAGCGATGCGAAAACGGTTGTCGAAAcagaaacgaaagaaaaaccGAAAGAAAACCCGCCTTCCGGGAGGAGGGACGAATCAACGCAAGGCGGGAGCAGATATACGCCGACAGCTACCAGTACTGAAGCAAACGTTTCTCCTGCAAGACCAGCGGGGGAGCAAAAGAGTTATAGCCAAGTCATTTCAATACCTTTAAGGGTATTGTTTTCATTAATTTTGTGAAATGTTCCACCACTCAACTTCCCCTGGGTTTTGGATGTtgctcaagaaaaaaaaaaataattaaaaataGATTGCCACCGGAAAAGGTTGAGAAGCAAAATGGAGGTTGTGGGGGAGCATGTGTACATGTTCTACCCATTTGTGTTTCACATTTGAAACGAATAATTAGTGTACCCAGAATGCAACGAAGGATTCTATCGTGCAACTGGCTTTTCAATTCATGAGGCAATCCAATATGGGATGCACTGAATAAGGAAGGAATATACCCACGCCAATAAGTACGAAGAGGATCTCTATTATATGATTGTATGGCCAGTTGTGGAGAGTATGTGCCACTGCTACGATTTGGAGGGCGAACTACGTCGAAATATCGTGTTTATGCAAAGGATggtttatcttcttttttttttgcaggtATCGAAGAAACTCATCTCGTGAAGCGGcatattttaatttatttgcAGGTGGGTTGTGTACCCCTGCTTAAGATAGACATCGGCTTCAAGTGTCGTTacatttctatttttgctTCCCGGAATGGAGCGTAGCAGCTTTCGCCACTAAGTTCCACTGACCTCTCCAATGTGATAGAGGTTCGGGAACTCCTGAAAGCCTGGAAGTGCAGTTATCAAATTTGTATGATTGACTCGTGTTCATCTTTCGCATCTTTTCTCTTGAGCGTTGCGCTTTTTTGCCACACGTGATATGCCATGACGGTGACGTGTTTCCCGCCTCAAATGgtacgcaaaaaaaaaaaaatgtccaTGGTTTGAGGGAATAGTAATTGTTTACAaccatatatgtatattagtTGAAAATTTGCATTTGTGGATTGTGCACTTATGAGTGTAGGAATATCGCCCGTGTCTGGAATTCTTGGGGGTTGTGCTTTTGGTGAAGGTGATGTTTTGGAAATTAGTGAATGCCCTTTAAAAAAGTATTTATACTTAGGGGGACTCTGTTTCAGTGTTTCATTGTGTTGCTAAATGACAGACGGCAGCAGTTGGTTCCTGGGCGTGTGCAGCAGAGGGTCAATTGTGAAGATATTACATAAATTTAAACTCTAATGAATGAAGACTAAAGTTAGCATAAAATATACCCATATTtggttcttttgtttttttttctaaaggATAACACTGGGCGATGCTACCTGTGATTTTCGTGTACGCGTTCGCCCTCGTAACGGAGGGGGCGAGAGGTGGTGGACATGTGCTCGGTTGGGGGTGCAAAATGAACGGTAAGGAATTTGCATCGTGCACGTGCACAGCGGATTTCATAACTTGCAGAGAGAAGGATATTTCTGAGAATGCCGCACCGTTAGGAAGAGAATCCGTAAATGTTACATGTGAAGGTGCGTGGAAGGTCCCCGTGAGTTCGGAGAAATCACAGGGCGGGGGATGGCCGTCGTCAAAAGGTTGGGAAGAGCTGTGCCCTTTTATACCGCGGAAAAACCCCGTCGAACCCACAACAGAAGGTGATGCAACGCAAACGAGTGGTTCACAACCACAAGAGAGCGCAGCGGAGGAGTCCCCTCAACTTCAGTCAAATCCACCTCATGAgtctgaagaaaaaaaagaacatttCACTGCGGTGACAGTCGGTGGGCCGGAGCAGTCTGACGATGATACTGTCGAGCAAAGCGAAGTTCAAGACTCGGAAGAAGGGCAAAATGCCAAAGAAATTTCACCGAGCACTCAAAACgaaaatgcagcagaaacaactGGCGACACCACCGACACCTCCACGCCTGCCGGAGGTCTTAACACTGAAAATGATGGAACACAATTACAAACGACTCTCCATAATGGCGCCTCGGTGATCACCATGACAATAATCCAAGCACTCAGCTTT
This genomic window contains:
- a CDS encoding variant surface glycoprotein (VSG)-related; translated protein: MKVWKTVRFIVGAVLVMADASNAEGSLANEREFATLCGFVSLTHQIRESVYKVREKSEVDVILLQKKVADILFGTGISDVGSMKWQQYRQQDCGQDSGGRTFPGGETLVKDLICLCDGTDLQPRRDALCYAENTEQSRYTGWKNTLNHEKTWSRLQGKCEADHREGTPTRAEFENKKEQLRSGIKGRKDKEGTYYTYGGNAKNGLQICNGIATTEADGICVLYKRGSDGDNTSGIEWLNKLEELVKIVEGMDQSTNSDAKTVVETETKEKPKENPPSGRRDESTQGGSRYTPTATSTEANVSPARPAGEQKSYSQVISIPLRVLFSLIL